The Desulfovibrio sp. Huiquan2017 genome has a window encoding:
- a CDS encoding HlyD family secretion protein — protein MKRVVSLFGSYSLTLSLVAITSFVALWAWEHYNKLPWTRDGRVSANVVRVGADVSGMVSAVFVVDNQYVHQGDVLYKIDPERFRLAVASAKAAVEAKRQDMIVLEATAQRRRLIPEAVSREKIQQVTGNAKVAAASYQRALADLELAKLNLARTIIRSPVDGYVSNLILRPGDFATAGVTKISVLDMASFWVTGYFEETKIRQIHIGSTARIRLMGFDQPLAGHVESIGRGIENSNTTPGLLGLPNVEPTFSWVRLAQRIPVHISIDNIPPSVELVAGMTATVEINPVSTKPERSQERQWSMASLSDWIHDFAHGATSLIQ, from the coding sequence ATGAAACGTGTCGTATCATTGTTCGGTTCTTACTCCTTGACCCTGTCCCTCGTGGCAATCACTTCTTTTGTCGCTCTATGGGCATGGGAGCACTATAACAAGCTGCCTTGGACTCGTGATGGTCGGGTGAGTGCGAACGTCGTGCGGGTCGGAGCAGACGTTTCCGGCATGGTTAGCGCGGTATTCGTCGTCGATAATCAATACGTCCATCAAGGGGATGTTCTTTATAAAATTGACCCTGAACGATTCCGGCTAGCCGTGGCGTCCGCAAAGGCCGCAGTGGAAGCCAAGCGTCAAGATATGATTGTCCTTGAAGCGACTGCACAGCGTCGTCGTCTCATTCCGGAGGCCGTATCTCGGGAAAAGATTCAGCAAGTGACTGGGAATGCGAAGGTGGCGGCAGCCTCCTATCAGCGGGCATTGGCAGACCTTGAACTGGCCAAGCTTAACCTTGCCCGCACGATCATACGGTCTCCGGTGGATGGCTATGTCTCCAATCTGATATTGCGACCCGGTGATTTTGCGACGGCAGGAGTGACCAAGATTTCCGTACTCGATATGGCCAGCTTCTGGGTCACTGGGTACTTTGAAGAGACGAAGATTCGGCAGATTCACATCGGGAGCACGGCACGGATCAGGCTGATGGGGTTCGATCAGCCATTAGCAGGACATGTCGAGAGTATTGGGCGCGGCATCGAGAATAGCAACACGACGCCTGGTCTGCTTGGTCTGCCGAATGTGGAGCCAACATTCAGCTGGGTACGTCTTGCGCAGCGGATTCCGGTCCACATCAGCATCGACAATATACCGCCAAGCGTCGAGTTGGTCGCGGGCATGACGGCGACTGTCGAAATCAATCCTGTCAGCACAAAGCCGGAGCGGAGTCAGGAAAGACAATGGAGTATGGCTTCATTGTCCGACTGGATTCATGATTTTGCTCATGGAGCAACGTCGTTAATCCAATGA
- a CDS encoding DUF1656 domain-containing protein, translating to MIIDYTIGGVFIPGPLVLAVIALFAAVMVIRLLSFVGAYRVFVSRPLVEISVFVIIYVLLLQQPSFFGGFFQ from the coding sequence ATGATCATCGATTACACTATCGGAGGCGTCTTCATACCCGGCCCGCTGGTTCTAGCCGTTATTGCGCTGTTCGCCGCAGTCATGGTAATCCGCCTTCTCTCTTTCGTCGGTGCCTACCGCGTATTCGTATCTCGGCCTCTCGTCGAGATATCCGTCTTCGTCATCATTTATGTTTTGCTCTTACAGCAACCGTCATTTTTTGGAGGTTTCTTCCAATGA